In Cystobacter ferrugineus, the DNA window GATGAACGAAGACCGATCCTGGGACGGTAACTGGAAGGTCCGCCTCTATGAGCGTGTCCGAGAGCGTGGTTATGATTCACTCACCGCTTTTGCGAAGGCTCGCCCTGCCGTCCCGCTGTATTTGCTGGCCGAGGAACTTGGCGAGGACGATGTCGCTGCGGTGCAGGTGTTGAGCGGATTGCTCGCTGAGGCGGAGCGCAGCCATCAGGTGACACGCCTGGTGCGCGATGTGCTCACGCGCGAGCTATCCCAGAGCGTTCCTGACGGCTGGCCGGCCGTGCTGGACGACGCCAACCGCTTCAAGGTCGCCAAGGCACTTGGCCGCTGGACGGCCTACTCCCCGGAAACGCATAAGGAGCGCGTAAGACAAATCGGCGATGCACTCATCGCCACACCACCGCCGCCAGGTTGGCGGCCACTCGGTCCCGACGATGAGCTGCTGCGCACGCTCTTGCCAGACGAGGAGGCTTGAGCTTCACCTCTCCCCAGGCCAAGCCACTCCCTCGCCTATGTGCCCAGCTGCCTTTCCAGTGGAACGGTTTGCGGCACGATCAGATCGCCTGTGTGCAGGGTGGTAACGGTCTCGATCAGCATGATGCCGCACTCTTCGGTGGCTACAGGATTGTGCCTGGTCTTCTTCGGCACAACGCAGAACTGGCCGGGCGAGAGGTGCACGTCGCGATCCTCGAACTGGATCGTCAGCTTGCCGTAGATGACGAAAAACATCTCGTCTTCGTTGACGTGGTCGTGCCAAACCAACTCACCCTTCAGCTTGGCGACCTTGATGTACTGGTCATTGACTCGCCCGATGATGCGCGGCGTCCAGTACTCCGTGACTTGTTCCAGTGCTTCCGCGATCCCAATGACACTTCCATTCAGCATGGCCTGTCTCTAGCGCTGGTCCTCTGTTCGGTATAGTCGACGACGGCCCTCCAAGAACGTGCGCTCAGGGCTGAATAGAGGTCGGCTCGGGGTCCGGCTTCTTGACCGCCACGTAGCACCCGCCCTGATACTCAGCCGTTCCTGGAGGACAAGGAGCGTCACTTCGATGGCGCACCCAGCAACCACCTCGAAGTTCCACTTCCGTTTTGGGCGTGCAGGGCGGCCTGGCCTGCTCCTTCAAGGGTTTCTCCGGCATCGGATAGGCGATGGCTGGAAAAGAAAGGCCCGGTCGATTCACGAGGACAGGAGTATCGACGGGTGAGTTGCGCATGTCCGGAGGCGTGGACGTGCGCGGCCAGAGCAGGAAGGCGAGTCCCACCGCCAGGGCCACGCCCGCGAGTCCCCAGCGCGTCGCCCGGTGCCGTGAACGGATGGGCCGTGGCCCACGCATGAAGTGGGCCCGCACATCCGCCCGCTCATCGATTTGCGCCAGGGAGCCCGCGAGGCGGATGAAGCCCAGGGTCAGTTCGTGGAACCTCGGCGGCTTCGCCCCGTCCGTGTGCTTGGGGTGAAGAACAAGGGCGTCCGGGTCGGTGAACCTCGTGGCTTCCGCACACCAGGGGGTAGACGAACTCCAGTCGTCGCCAGAGCCCGGCATCACGACCAGCGCGGGCTCCCCCGTGTCGACATGATGCGCCGCATAGAGACGCCCTTCATCCTCCGGGATGTCCGGGAACCGATCACCCAGTTCATACGAGCCCAGACGACGTCCCTTCCACTCCGGCGTGTCGCTCATTCCATGCCTCCTGATGAGCGGCTCTTCCTACTCGCGATGTCGGACTACTGTCCAGACCCAATGGGTCAGAATGCCCGGAAGTGGAACTGGACTCCCGATCGCCGTACCGCACCGAGACAGCCCTTGAGGAGAGCGACTACGGACGCGCCTATGACTTCGCCTTCGCGCGCTCCTCGCGCCGCTCGCTGGTGGTGCTCTTCACGAACCTGGTGGACCCGGACGCATCGGGCACGCTGCTCTCGCGCACGCTCGCTCCGCGCCCCCGGAACCTGCCCGTGGTGGCCTCGCTGCTGGACGAGGATCTCCAGACGGCCTCCAACGCAGGAGCCCCAGCTCCATGTGCCACGGAGACGTGGGGCTACTCTCCCCCTTCTTCGGTCTCCTCCGCCGCCCCCTGGGCCCGCTCTCGCTCGGCGGCTCGTTTCGTCTCTGCCCACTCCGTCAAGGCGGAGGCCACGGGGTGGAGCGTGTGGCGCATCAGCCGCTTGTGGTGCACCGCCAAGTAGTGCTCCCCGGCGATGGACACGAAGTCAAAGGGAGAGGCGGGGTGGTTCTTCAACCACCCCTCTGCTTCCGCACGGGTTTCGAAGGCGGGCGTCGAGGGAGGTATTCCTCTCGCGGCGAGTTCTTCGATGTATGGCTCTATGATGTAGTCCCGGTATATGCCGCGAACGTTCTCTTCACGAGAAGACCAAGCCAGATAATACTCATCGCCAATGAGTATGCGTGCCGGACTGGGTGGCTCCGCGAGACCCTTCAGCCAAGCCTCCGCCTCGTCACGTGTTGTGAAATGAGCGATGGCGAGTGGAGCGTAATCGAGACGATTGTTGATGTAGTCCTCGACTGCGGCGAGTTGTTCGGTATCGGCGATGAAGTTGACCAGGTTGATGAGGACAATCACGGACTGCTTCTGTTCAGGCTCAGGCGCCTCGTCGAACGCCTTCAGGAGAAGCCTCATGACCTTATATGAGGTCGCATCTTTGCTCACGTCGAAGGCGAGGCTCGCGTGCGGACGTGGCGTGGGAGGAATCCCCCTGAGGTAGTCTTCAAACAGGTAGACTTGGCCTGTTTCGCCGATGAATGCCCTGTATTCGTTCACCTGGGGCCAGAGCCGCTTTTCTTCTTCCCTGCCCTCGAGTCGAGCTGCTTGCCACCGGGATGCGGCGAACCGTGATGCGCTGATCAAGGCGTCATGGATTCTCACCAGGTCGCCTCCGCGATGTGTGGAGTGGTGGGCAATGCGGAGGGATTCTTCGCAACGAGCACGATCGGCATCAGGATGAGAACACCTCCGCCCGAGGCGGCGACCGCGGCAACGAAGGCGACTCCAGCGATGACGATGACGGAGCCCACGAGAATCTCCTCGCGGTGATTCTTGATCCAATCCACCGCGGGCTCTATCGCATTGAACTCCGCGGTATATTCCTCGGCCCATTTGCCCATTCGCCGCTTGCACATGTCTGCCTGCTTCATGCAATGCTCTGGACACCACCACTTCCTGGCTTCGCGCCACGGCTGTATCTTGATGGCGTCATATCGCCAATGCCCGACCCACACCGGCCTGCTACTCGCGAGGCAGTCCTCCTGGCACTGGACTCGTCGGCCTTCGCAGTACTCGTCCAGCCCCGTCGAGGAGACGCGCACGGTGCCTCGGTTCGAGTTCATCGCGCGCATGGTGTACTGGAACGTCGTCAGGTCGAAGTCCTCAAGCGGCTTCCAATCGTGGATCACCCGCCCATCCGGCATCTCCCGGATGAGGAGCGCGTACCTGGCGAGATCGTGCTGACCAGTGGGGCCCCAAGCCGCGACAGTGGGTCGGGTGACACTACAGGAAACAAGGAGAAGGCTGAGACCCACGGCAACAAGCTTCCGTGGGAGCGTTCTGGTGGTCATGTAGGATTCTCGGGGTTGCGCCGGTGTCCGCCGCGTCTATGTCGAGGTGGTCTCCGCGCACCAGGGGGTGGAGCGCGCACGACCTGGAGTGAAATGGGAGCCCCATGTACCCCAGGCTTCCGCGAGGCGCACGCACCTCCGCGGATCCCGGTTGCGCGGCGGCGCTCCTGAAAAAAATCCGTGCCAAGCCCGCCGGGGCCGATTTGTTGGCCCCCGCGAAGACCCCCTTTACAGATGCGTTTCACTCCCCAAAATGGCCGCCCAATCGTGCTACACGCCTGTGTAGCGACGCACGACACGGACGGAGACAGGCGCTTGGCGGAGGCGAGGGAATTCAGGGAGTTGCGGGTGGTGGCGGACGCGGCGGCGGTGATGGCTTCGGAGGAGGCACTCTCCTCGGAAGCCGGGCAGCAGGCGCAGGCGTTGACGCCCTTCCACGAGCGGCTGCTCGCGGAGGAGCTCACCATCAAGAGCTCGGACTCGCGCGAGCGCCTCGCCGGGGCGCTGGCCGAGGCGCGCGTGGACTTGAACCCGCACCAGCTCGAGGCCGCGTGCTTCGCCCTGGACTCGCTCTCGCGCGGCGGATGCATGCTCGCGGACGAGGTGGGCCTCGGGAAAACCATCGAAGCCGGCATGGTGCTCGCCCAGCTCATGGCCGAGGGCAAGACGCGCATCCTCATCCTCGCCCCCGCCGTGCTGCGCGCGCAGTGGAACAGCGAGCTGCGCGAGAAGTTCGACCTCGAGTCCGTCATGGTCGACGGCCGCACCGTGCGCGCCACCGGAAACTGCTTCGATCAGCCCTTCCCCGTCATCTGCTCGCACCCGTTCGCCGCCAACAAGGCCGCGCTCGTGGCGGAGATCCCCTGGGACGTGGTCGTCATCGACGAGGCCCACCGGCTGCGCAACGCCTACAAGGCCGGACACAAGACGGGCCAGGCCCTGCGCGCCGCGCTCTCCGGCCGCCCCAAGCTGCTGCTCACCGCCACGCCCCTGCAGAACGACCTGATGGAGCTGTTCGGCCTCGTCACGCTCCTGGACGAGCAGATCCTCGGCCCCGAGCACGCCTTCCGCAGCCGCTACCGGCTGGAAGGCGAGACGGGCGGACTGCCCGGCGACGTCGCCACCGAACTCAAGGAGCGGCTGGCCCCCGTGGTGCAACGCACGCTGCGCCGCCAGGTGCGCGAGTACGTGCGCTACACCAACCGGCGCTCCATCGTGGAGGACTTCGCGCCCTCGCCCGAGGAGCATGATCTCTACGAGAAGGTGAGCGAGTACCTGCGGCGCTCCGAGGTGGCCGCCATCGAGCCGGGCAAGAAGACGCTGCTCACGCTCTGCTACCGCAAGCTCCTGGCCTCCTCCACCTACGCCATCGCCCCCACCCTACGCCGGCTCTCGGAGAACCTCACCAAGCGCCTGGAGGCGGCGCGCCTGGGCCAGCGCGCCCTGGGCTTCTTCGAGCCCGAGGAGGCCAAACAGTTCGCCGAGGAAGGCGAAGAGTGGCTCGAGGACTCCTCGGCCAAGCCCGTGAGCATCCGCACGCTCGAGAACGAGATGTGGGAGCTCAAGCAGTACGCGGACCTCGCCGACTCCATCAAGGTCAACGCCAAGGGCGAGGCGCTCCTGCGCGCGCTGGAGCGCACCTTCAAGGTGATGAAGGGCCAGGGCTGGCCGGAGAAGGCGCTCATCTTCACCGAGTCCAAGCGCACCCAGCAGTACCTGTGCACGCTGCTGTCGCAGAACGGCTACGAGGGGAAGATCTCCCTGCTCTCCGGTGACGCGGCCGGTGGCCCCGAGGAGCGCCGCGCGCTGGTGAACGAGTTCCGCGAGAAGACGCAGATCCTCATCTGCACCGAGGCGGGCGCCGAGGGCCTCAACCTCCAGTTCTGCAACCTGGTGGTGAACTACGATCTGCCGTGGAACCCGCAGCGCGTGGAGCAGCGCATCGGCCGCTGCCACCGCTATGGCCAGCAGCGCGACGTGCTCGTCATCAACTTCCTCAACCGGCGCAACGCCGCGGACGCGCGGCTGTACGAGCTGCTCGAGAAGAAGTTGAACCTCTTCGACGGCGTGTTCGGCGCGTCGGACGAGATCCTCGGCGCGCTGGAGAGCGGCGTGGACTTCGAGCGGCGCATCCTCGACATCTACCAGTCCTGCCGCCACCCGGACGACATCAACGCCGCGTTCGACAAGCTGCGCTCGGACATGGAGGGCCGCATCAGCGAGCGCATGACGGAGGCGCGCTCGGTGCTGATGGAGCGCTTCGACGGGGACGTGCGGCGGCGGCTGCGCATCGCGGGCGCGCAGACGAAGGAAGCGCTGGAGAAGCGCCAGCAGGGCGCGCGCGCGCTGACGGGCTCGGTGCTGGGCAGCCACGCGTCGGGCCGGCTCCAGGTGGCCAAGGCCGCCTACGCCGTGCGCGACAGGACGCACGACGCCATCAACTACCTGCAGCTCAACGCGGCGGGCCTGCCCGCGCGGCTCGCGCGCCTGGCCGGCAGCGAGGGCTGGTGGTTCGTCTACAAGTGCGAGACGACGGGCCTCAAGGCCGAGGAGCGGATGCTCCACCTGGTGCTGGTGCTCGAGCGCGACGGCAAGAGCTTCCGTGCCCTGCCGCTCGAGGACGGCGAGCACTTCATGAAGCTGGTGGGCAAGGAGGAGCGGCGCCGCCAGCCGCCGCCCGTGTCCGTGACGCTCATGCAGGAGCAGGCGCTCATGGCCGCCAAGGACGAGGTGCTGCGCGCCGCCGAGCGCCGCAATGCCCTGGAGTTGGATCTGGCGCGCGAGCGCGCCGACCGCTTCGCCGAGGACTGTCTCCTGGAGTCGCGCGAGGCGGTGGAGCGCTCGCGCGAGGCCTGGATGGAGGCGCGCCGCCATGTGTGCGCCGAGGAGGAGCCCTCCGAGCGGGTGAAGGCGCGCGCCCACGCGGAGCGGCTCGAGCGCGAGTACCGCAAGAAGCTCGCCTCGCTGCGCAACGAGGAGGAGAAGCGCTACGCGGCCAAGGATCGGCAGATCGCGGACCTCGCCAACAAGGCCAAGGTCACCGAGAAGCGCTCCCTCATCGCCTCCGCCTACTTCTGGCTGTCCTGAGCGCGCCCGGCCCCCTGCCTTCCAAGGGGGCCACACGCCCTGTCCGGGCCAACGCGAAGGCCGGTCGTTACCCTGCCTTCATGTCTGACGCTCGTTCCGTACGTCCGCCCTGGAAGTCTGGCTTCGTGCTCGTGTGCAAGAAGTGCTCGGGCAACAAGAACCTGGACTTGAGGAAGTGGCTGGAGCGCCGGCTGGAAGCGGAAGGCCATGGCGACGAGGTGAAGGTGTTCAAGGTGAGCTGCATGGACATCTGCCCCAAGGCCCGGGTCATGGCGGTGGTGCCACCGGGCCCCGAGGGTACGCCGGGCGGCTGCTACGCGGTGGATC includes these proteins:
- a CDS encoding SNF2-related protein, which gives rise to MASEEALSSEAGQQAQALTPFHERLLAEELTIKSSDSRERLAGALAEARVDLNPHQLEAACFALDSLSRGGCMLADEVGLGKTIEAGMVLAQLMAEGKTRILILAPAVLRAQWNSELREKFDLESVMVDGRTVRATGNCFDQPFPVICSHPFAANKAALVAEIPWDVVVIDEAHRLRNAYKAGHKTGQALRAALSGRPKLLLTATPLQNDLMELFGLVTLLDEQILGPEHAFRSRYRLEGETGGLPGDVATELKERLAPVVQRTLRRQVREYVRYTNRRSIVEDFAPSPEEHDLYEKVSEYLRRSEVAAIEPGKKTLLTLCYRKLLASSTYAIAPTLRRLSENLTKRLEAARLGQRALGFFEPEEAKQFAEEGEEWLEDSSAKPVSIRTLENEMWELKQYADLADSIKVNAKGEALLRALERTFKVMKGQGWPEKALIFTESKRTQQYLCTLLSQNGYEGKISLLSGDAAGGPEERRALVNEFREKTQILICTEAGAEGLNLQFCNLVVNYDLPWNPQRVEQRIGRCHRYGQQRDVLVINFLNRRNAADARLYELLEKKLNLFDGVFGASDEILGALESGVDFERRILDIYQSCRHPDDINAAFDKLRSDMEGRISERMTEARSVLMERFDGDVRRRLRIAGAQTKEALEKRQQGARALTGSVLGSHASGRLQVAKAAYAVRDRTHDAINYLQLNAAGLPARLARLAGSEGWWFVYKCETTGLKAEERMLHLVLVLERDGKSFRALPLEDGEHFMKLVGKEERRRQPPPVSVTLMQEQALMAAKDEVLRAAERRNALELDLARERADRFAEDCLLESREAVERSREAWMEARRHVCAEEEPSERVKARAHAERLEREYRKKLASLRNEEEKRYAAKDRQIADLANKAKVTEKRSLIASAYFWLS
- a CDS encoding NUDIX hydrolase yields the protein MNEDRSWDGNWKVRLYERVRERGYDSLTAFAKARPAVPLYLLAEELGEDDVAAVQVLSGLLAEAERSHQVTRLVRDVLTRELSQSVPDGWPAVLDDANRFKVAKALGRWTAYSPETHKERVRQIGDALIATPPPPGWRPLGPDDELLRTLLPDEEA
- a CDS encoding cupin domain-containing protein, with product MLNGSVIGIAEALEQVTEYWTPRIIGRVNDQYIKVAKLKGELVWHDHVNEDEMFFVIYGKLTIQFEDRDVHLSPGQFCVVPKKTRHNPVATEECGIMLIETVTTLHTGDLIVPQTVPLERQLGT